A region of Elusimicrobiota bacterium DNA encodes the following proteins:
- a CDS encoding cytochrome c biogenesis protein ResB, with the protein MSSKKKPIGSSPPARPSQKPPSGLQIAWDLLGSMELTVALIVLMMVLVFFGTIHQVQLGTWLAQKKYFSSWLLFFETENGFRFPIFPGGYALGSLWLVNLLASHSARARWEWRRAGLLLTHGGLFVLLLGQGLTQMFSRESQMAIEEGQTANHSEDSRDAELAVIDVSGPTEDVVHTFPVSLLEKEDALQHPDLPFEVVVKKFFPNAVLGRGGNTLATMGVGSRVSVMEAPRVTADDESDNISSFIEIRAGGQSHGVWLVSMALGAPQTFVFKDKTYRLALRATRHYMPFNLTLKDFTHDVYPGTDIPKNFSSLLRLQDKETGEDRDVLIYMNHPLRYRGLTFFQASFGKGDRLSILQVVRNPVWVTPYLACLLVCLGLAWQFLAHLVRFRRGIP; encoded by the coding sequence GTGTCCTCCAAAAAGAAACCCATCGGTTCTTCGCCTCCGGCTCGACCCTCCCAGAAACCTCCATCGGGTCTTCAAATCGCTTGGGACCTGTTGGGGTCCATGGAACTGACGGTGGCGCTTATCGTCTTGATGATGGTCTTGGTTTTTTTCGGGACGATCCATCAGGTTCAGCTGGGCACCTGGCTCGCCCAAAAGAAATATTTTTCCAGTTGGCTCCTCTTCTTTGAAACGGAGAACGGATTTCGGTTCCCGATCTTTCCCGGCGGCTATGCCTTGGGGTCCCTTTGGCTCGTCAACCTCCTGGCGTCCCATTCGGCCCGGGCCCGGTGGGAATGGCGGCGCGCGGGGCTCCTCCTCACCCATGGGGGGCTTTTCGTTCTGCTCCTGGGGCAGGGGCTGACCCAAATGTTTTCCCGTGAAAGCCAGATGGCCATCGAAGAGGGCCAAACCGCGAACCATTCGGAAGATTCCCGCGACGCGGAGTTGGCGGTGATCGACGTTTCCGGTCCCACCGAGGACGTGGTCCATACCTTTCCGGTGTCCCTGCTCGAAAAAGAGGACGCCCTTCAACATCCGGATTTGCCTTTTGAGGTGGTGGTGAAAAAGTTTTTCCCCAACGCCGTGCTGGGGCGAGGGGGCAACACCCTGGCCACCATGGGGGTCGGATCGCGGGTCAGCGTGATGGAAGCCCCTCGCGTGACCGCGGACGACGAGTCGGACAATATCTCGTCCTTCATTGAAATTCGTGCGGGAGGCCAGAGCCACGGGGTGTGGCTGGTGTCCATGGCCCTGGGGGCCCCCCAGACCTTCGTCTTTAAAGACAAAACTTACCGCCTGGCCCTGCGCGCCACACGGCATTATATGCCCTTCAACCTAACCTTGAAAGATTTCACCCATGACGTTTATCCCGGCACGGACATTCCCAAAAACTTTTCCAGCCTCCTCCGTCTTCAGGACAAAGAAACGGGGGAGGACCGGGACGTCCTGATCTATATGAACCATCCCCTCCGCTACCGGGGGTTGACGTTCTTTCAGGCCAGTTTCGGCAAAGGGGATCGGCTCTCGATTCTTCAAGTGGTTCGGAACCCGGTTTGGGTCACGCCCTATCTGGCCTGCCTTTTAGTGTGCTTGGGCCTCGCCTGGCAATTTTTGGCCCACCTGGTCCGTTTCCGACGGGGGATCCCATGA
- the ccsA gene encoding cytochrome c biogenesis protein CcsA has translation MNRRFFSLVVSLVGVYLVYALVSCGGPAGAPDRLFGELPALNGGRVKPLDSLARQSLLLLSGRQTARLNKHSVTATHWLMEMVFRPSAADAYPVFEIDDPDVLGLIGIQQSAQRRFTFLDLQPHLGELQTQANRAQEVRAEQRSRFQTAVLRLGEKVFLYWRLQNTLQLTDADAQLPGVTSQVQEMSAYETALNERDAPSKPARKDKGAAATLAGAVAAFRDRYHTLADRAEFMPLPIPPESDTRWVSVGQALANRADGSAMLPGLGFFARMGDAYRSDDVAGFRESLRDYRRWLSDNAPRALAHARRERLFNQYDPFYKSLVLYVLVCLMIFVSFLRWPESLRQAAFGILVLALIVHTGGLFARVILQGRPPVTNLYSSAIFVGWCAVLLGVILERMFRNGLGALGAAAIGFLTQIIALHLSAQGDTMEMMRAVLDSNFWLATHVVTVTVGYSSTFLSGALAIVFILRGLFSTKLSEDSAQNLTRMVYGIVCFSMFFSFIGTVLGGIWADQSWGRFWGWDPKENGALMIVFWNALILHVWWGKMVTRRGLMVMAVFGNVITALSWFGVNMLGIGLHSYGFMDKAFPWLLTFCIAQLVLMALGALPARFWSSPSNDAGR, from the coding sequence ATGAATCGGCGGTTCTTCTCCCTCGTGGTTTCCTTGGTGGGGGTCTATTTGGTGTACGCCTTGGTGTCCTGCGGCGGGCCGGCGGGGGCGCCGGATCGGTTGTTCGGCGAACTCCCGGCGTTAAACGGGGGGCGCGTGAAACCCCTGGACTCCCTGGCCCGCCAATCGCTTCTCCTTCTTTCCGGCCGACAAACCGCTCGGCTGAACAAACATTCCGTCACCGCGACCCACTGGCTGATGGAGATGGTTTTCCGTCCATCGGCGGCCGACGCCTATCCTGTATTTGAAATCGACGATCCGGACGTCCTGGGCCTGATCGGAATCCAGCAGAGCGCCCAGCGGCGCTTCACCTTTCTGGACCTCCAACCGCACCTGGGCGAACTTCAGACCCAGGCCAACCGCGCCCAGGAAGTGCGGGCGGAACAGCGATCGCGGTTCCAGACCGCCGTTTTGCGGCTCGGGGAAAAGGTGTTTCTCTATTGGCGCCTGCAAAACACCCTCCAGCTCACGGACGCCGACGCCCAGCTCCCCGGGGTCACAAGTCAAGTTCAGGAAATGTCGGCCTACGAGACCGCCCTGAACGAGCGGGATGCTCCCTCAAAACCGGCGCGAAAAGATAAAGGGGCCGCCGCTACCCTGGCCGGCGCCGTGGCCGCTTTCCGAGACCGCTATCACACTCTGGCCGATCGCGCGGAATTCATGCCCCTTCCCATTCCCCCGGAGTCCGACACCCGTTGGGTCAGCGTCGGCCAGGCCCTGGCGAATCGAGCCGACGGGTCGGCCATGCTCCCCGGCCTGGGGTTTTTCGCCCGGATGGGAGACGCCTACCGTTCTGACGACGTGGCGGGGTTCCGGGAATCGCTCCGGGACTATCGGCGCTGGCTTTCCGACAATGCCCCCCGGGCCTTGGCCCACGCCCGGCGCGAGCGCCTGTTCAATCAATACGACCCTTTTTATAAGAGCTTGGTCCTCTATGTCCTCGTCTGCCTGATGATTTTTGTTTCGTTCCTCCGCTGGCCGGAGTCTCTCCGCCAAGCGGCCTTTGGGATTTTGGTGTTGGCGTTGATCGTTCACACCGGCGGGCTTTTCGCCCGGGTCATTCTCCAGGGCCGGCCTCCCGTGACGAACCTTTACTCCTCGGCCATCTTCGTCGGTTGGTGCGCGGTGCTCCTGGGGGTCATCCTGGAACGGATGTTCCGGAACGGGCTGGGGGCTCTGGGCGCCGCGGCCATCGGATTTCTGACCCAGATCATCGCGCTTCACCTGTCGGCCCAGGGCGACACCATGGAAATGATGCGCGCGGTCCTCGACTCCAACTTCTGGCTGGCGACCCACGTGGTGACGGTGACGGTGGGATACAGTTCCACCTTCCTGTCCGGCGCCCTCGCCATCGTATTCATCCTGCGGGGCCTCTTCAGCACAAAACTCTCCGAGGACTCCGCCCAAAACCTCACGCGCATGGTGTATGGAATCGTGTGTTTCAGCATGTTCTTCAGTTTCATCGGGACCGTCCTGGGCGGCATTTGGGCCGACCAGAGCTGGGGGCGATTCTGGGGTTGGGACCCTAAAGAAAACGGCGCCCTCATGATCGTGTTCTGGAACGCCCTCATCCTCCACGTCTGGTGGGGAAAAATGGTGACCCGTCGAGGCCTCATGGTGATGGCGGTTTTCGGCAACGTCATCACCGCCCTCTCTTGGTTCGGCGTCAACATGCTGGGCATCGGCCTTCACTCCTACGGTTTCATGGACAAGGCGTTCCCTTGGCTCCTCACCTTCTGCATCGCCCAACTGGTTCTGATGGCCCTGGGCGCTCTCCCCGCCCGGTTCTGGTCTTCTCCCTCCAACGACGCTGGCCGTTGA
- the pyrR gene encoding bifunctional pyr operon transcriptional regulator/uracil phosphoribosyltransferase PyrR, which translates to MSAKRLHNETEIRSALRDIALNIATRVAAPKSQWALVGIHRRGVPLAHRLAAALEERSVPALPVGSLDITFYRDDAGETPLNPVVQETDLPFDVSGKVVFLVDDVLFTGRTIRCALDELMDFGRPARVYLVALLDRGHRELPIQADFVGKTIPTERDERVDVHLTEIDGEDAVWLSPPGERSDRKR; encoded by the coding sequence ATGTCCGCCAAACGACTTCACAACGAAACCGAGATCCGGTCCGCCCTGCGCGACATCGCGCTGAACATCGCCACCCGTGTGGCGGCCCCGAAAAGCCAATGGGCTCTGGTGGGTATTCACCGGCGCGGCGTTCCCCTGGCGCACCGCCTGGCGGCGGCACTGGAGGAACGGAGCGTTCCGGCGCTTCCCGTGGGGAGCCTGGACATCACTTTTTACCGGGATGACGCAGGCGAGACGCCCCTCAACCCCGTCGTACAGGAGACGGACCTCCCCTTTGACGTTTCGGGCAAAGTGGTCTTCTTGGTGGACGACGTGCTCTTTACGGGACGCACGATCCGGTGCGCCCTGGACGAACTGATGGATTTTGGTCGGCCGGCGCGGGTCTATTTGGTCGCCCTGTTGGACCGGGGCCACCGGGAACTTCCGATCCAGGCCGATTTCGTGGGCAAAACGATTCCCACGGAACGCGACGAGCGGGTGGACGTCCACCTGACGGAAATCGACGGAGAAGACGCCGTCTGGCTGTCTCCGCCGGGCGAACGGAGCGACCGGAAACGATGA